Proteins from one Elgaria multicarinata webbii isolate HBS135686 ecotype San Diego chromosome 3, rElgMul1.1.pri, whole genome shotgun sequence genomic window:
- the LOC134396677 gene encoding melanin-concentrating hormone receptor 1-like, whose protein sequence is MPSLFGIICFLGIVGNLIVIYTIIKKKKLRCKQTVPDIFIFNLSIVDLLFLLGMPFLIHQLLGNGAWYFGSPLCTIITALDTNSQITSTNILTVMTLDRYLATVYPLKSTYVRTPSVAALVIGLVWLLSFLTIIPVWMYAGLMPLEDGTVRCALLLPNPETDIYWFTIYQFMLAFAIPLLVICVVYFKILQHMATTVVPLPQRSLRVRTKKVTRMAVAICSAFFICWAPFYILQLVHLGIDTPSVAFFYAYNFAISLGYANSCLNPFLYIVLSETFKRQFMVAIRPAKEQFQVNNNTNSTTEASVCLKLAPESTQQTQFLEDFSPHSMPVTVAVH, encoded by the coding sequence ATGCCTAGTTTGTTTGGCATCATTTGTTTCCTTGGCATCGTGGGCAACCTTATTGTGATCTATACCATtatcaagaagaagaagctgaGGTGCAAACAGACCGTGCCTGACATCTTCATCTTCAACCTCTCCATCGTGGACCTGCTCTTCCTCCTGGGCATGCCCTTCCTCATCCACCAACTCCTTGGCAATGGCGCCTGGTATTTCGGATCTCCATTATGCACCATCATCACTGCATTGGACACCAACAGCCAGATCACCAGTACCAACATCCTGACGGTCATGACCCTTGACCGTTACCTGGCCACTGTCTACCCTCTGAAGTCCACTTATGTCCGGACACCATCTGTGGCAGCCCTGGTTAttggcttggtgtggctcctttcTTTTCTGACCATCATCCCCGTGTGGATGTACGCGGGCCTGATGCCTCTGGAAGATGGGACTGTCCGGTGTGCTCTTTTGCTTCCCAACCCTGAGACTGATATCTACTGGTTCACCATCTACCAGTTCATGCTGGCTTTTGCTATTCCACTCTTGGTCATCTGTGTAGTCTACTTTAAGATCCTCCAGCATATGGCTACCACTGTAGTGCCCCTACCCCAGAGGAGCCTCCGGGTACGCACTAAGAAGGTCACCCGAATGGCAGTGGCCATTTGCTCTGCCTTCTTTATTTGCTGGGCCCCCTTCTACATCCTTCAGCTGGTGCATCTTGGAATAGACACCCCTTCAGTTGCCTTCTTCTATGCCTACAACTTTGCCATTAGCTTGGGCTATGCCAACAGTTGCCTCAATCCTTTCCTCTACATTGTCCTAAGCGAGACCTTCAAGCGCCAGTTCATGGTGGCCATCCGTCCAGCCAAGGAGCAGTTTCAGGTCAATAACAACACCAACAGCACAACAGAGGCCAGTGTGTGCCTGAAGCTCGCTCCAGAATCCACCCAGCAGACTCAGTTTTTGGAGGACTTTTCTCCACACTCCATGCCAGTGACAGTTGCTGTTCACTAG